The following proteins are co-located in the Campylobacter concisus genome:
- a CDS encoding adenylate kinase: protein MKNLFLIIGAPGSGKTTDASIIAQQDEKFAHFSTGDLLRAEVASGSELGKLIDGFISKGNLVPLDVVVNAIVSAIKSSNKSNIIIDGYPRSVEQMTELDKVLSEQDEISLKGVIEVDVSEDVARARVLGRARGADDNNEVFNNRMKVYLDPIKPIRKFYSEKELLHVVNGERGIDEIVADIKDLLAKLL from the coding sequence ATGAAGAATTTATTTTTAATCATCGGCGCTCCAGGTAGCGGCAAAACAACAGATGCATCGATCATCGCACAACAAGATGAGAAATTTGCACACTTCTCAACTGGCGATCTTTTAAGGGCTGAGGTTGCTAGCGGTAGCGAGCTTGGTAAGCTTATAGATGGCTTTATTTCAAAAGGAAATTTAGTTCCGCTTGACGTTGTCGTAAATGCGATCGTCTCAGCTATCAAAAGCTCAAATAAATCAAACATCATAATCGACGGCTACCCAAGAAGCGTTGAGCAAATGACCGAGCTTGACAAAGTCTTAAGCGAACAAGATGAAATTTCTCTAAAAGGTGTCATCGAAGTAGATGTTAGCGAAGATGTGGCAAGAGCAAGAGTGCTTGGCCGTGCAAGAGGCGCTGACGATAATAACGAAGTCTTTAACAACCGCATGAAAGTATATCTTGATCCGATCAAACCTATCCGCAAATTTTATAGCGAAAAAGAGCTACTTCACGTAGTAAATGGCGAGCGTGGCATTGACGAGATCGTGGCTGATATCAAAGATTTACTAGCTAAACTTTTATGA
- the ppa gene encoding inorganic diphosphatase produces the protein MDVSKIKFGSNPDKINAVIEIPYGSNIKYEIDKDSGAVVVDRVLYSAMFYPANYGFVPNTLAADGDPADILVLNEYPLQAGSVIPCRLIGVLVMEDEAGMDEKLLAVPVTKIDPRYEAIKSYEDLPVATLNKIKNFFETYKILEPNKWVKVKEFKDANAAKEILDAAIKNYK, from the coding sequence ATGGACGTTTCAAAGATCAAATTTGGCTCAAACCCAGACAAAATCAATGCCGTAATCGAAATACCTTATGGCTCAAATATAAAATACGAGATCGATAAAGATAGCGGTGCAGTCGTTGTTGATCGCGTGCTTTACTCAGCGATGTTCTATCCAGCAAACTATGGCTTTGTGCCAAATACACTTGCAGCCGATGGCGATCCAGCTGATATTTTGGTGCTAAACGAGTATCCACTTCAAGCTGGCAGCGTCATCCCTTGCCGCTTAATAGGCGTTTTGGTGATGGAAGATGAAGCAGGCATGGACGAGAAGCTTTTGGCTGTACCAGTTACAAAGATCGATCCAAGATATGAAGCGATAAAAAGCTACGAAGACTTACCAGTTGCAACGCTAAATAAAATTAAAAATTTCTTTGAAACTTATAAAATTCTTGAGCCAAATAAATGGGTAAAGGTAAAAGAATTTAAAGACGCAAACGCTGCAAAAGAGATTTTAGACGCTGCTATTAAAAATTATAAATAA
- a CDS encoding NirD/YgiW/YdeI family stress tolerance protein, with protein MKKIITAAISASIAMAGGFTSKHSSETISVKDALKLNDDAKVVLEGKIKSHIKSDKYEFIDKNGDVIVVEIDNNKWDNITVNEDTPLRIRGEIDKDLMKTEIDVDSVEIIR; from the coding sequence ATGAAAAAGATCATAACCGCTGCAATATCTGCTAGCATTGCGATGGCTGGAGGCTTCACATCAAAGCACTCAAGTGAAACGATAAGTGTAAAAGATGCCTTAAAACTAAACGACGACGCCAAAGTCGTACTTGAGGGTAAGATAAAGTCACATATAAAATCAGACAAATATGAATTTATTGATAAAAATGGTGACGTCATCGTTGTTGAGATCGATAATAATAAATGGGACAACATAACAGTCAATGAAGATACGCCTTTACGAATAAGAGGTGAGATAGATAAAGACCTTATGAAAACAGAGATCGACGTAGATAGCGTAGAAATCATAAGGTAG